The nucleotide window CCAAAGATATTAAGGGCTGGGCTGAACTCTGCGACGAAAACGTCGTCGTCAAATTTCCCTTCGCGCCCGAGGTGGCGTCCAGAAAGCTGGTGGGCCGAGCGGCTATCTACGAGTATTTGAAGAACTATCCCAGCGTCATTGACGTGCAGCGGACTCCCACGCTGAAGATCAACTTCTACCAATGACCCCAACATGGCTATTGCCGAATGGAGCGTCTCAGGCCCGGTGATCAGTAACGGCAACCCCTATGAAATGAGCTACGCCACGTTTGCCACGGTCAAGAACGGGCTAATCGTCACCTACCGCGAGTACTGGAACCCGATGGCGTTCATGGCCGCCATGGGCGGCGAAAAGTTCTGAGGTCGCAAAAGGAGATTGCCAAATGAGTCTCAAATTCAGACAACGAAGGCTCATTTGGTGCACTGTGAGCACGAGCAGTGCTTCCTCAACCATTTCATTTTATATTTGCGGCGGTCTTCACCGCCTTGAAGGACACGAGATGCAATATCTAACCCATATCGACTGCGCGACGCTGACGTTCATGACTCAGGGTAACTTTCGCTATGTGGACACGACCGGTCAGCAAGGCGTTTTGGCGGCTGGCGGTGTTGAATAGATGAAGGCAGGAAACGGCGTGTGGCACTCAGACACCCCCGTTGGCGACACGCAGGTTAAAGGCTTCCAGCTCTGGATCGCTTTGCCCGCTGCGGAAGAAAACACGCCTGCGCAAAGCATCTACCTGACTCCGTCCGACGTGCCGCAGGAAGGGCCTGCGCGGGCACTGCGCGGGCGCTATGGCGAGGCGAAAAGCCCTATCAACGCACTGGCGCAGATGACATACCTCTCCGTCTCCATGCGTCGTAGCCAATGCTTGAATTTCTTGACTTTCCATCGCAATATATTCAAAGGAATTTACGTTGATTGGCTACGGATTGTTGCGATCGCGCAGCGTGTGCATAGCACGTATCGCCTTTTCCAACCAATCTAAATAAGTCTGTTCCCGTTGCTTCACTAAGTCCAAAACTAGTCGATGCAGTTTTTGTTCACGCGATGCAGTCGGATTACTCAAAGATAGAGTCTTGATCGTTTCACACTGGGCTAGCTTTTCTTGCCGTGCTTCGAGTTCCTGCTCTAGCAGATACACGATCGCCTCGTTCGGCAACTGAGCCGCAAAATAGAGTTGCACCAGCAACGGCTCTCGCAACACGGGCAGGGGCTGATGCGTCTGAAGCCAGTGGGTCAACTCTGCTTCGCCTGCTTCGGTAATCCAGTAAACCTTGCGATTGGGGCGATCGTGCTGAATCTCGACGGTACAGGTAATCCACCCCTGTGACTCCAGTTTGTCTAAAGTCCGATAAATCTGTGCCTGATCTGCTTGCCACAGATGGGAAATGCAATCGTCAAAACACTTGGTTTTGAGGTCGTAGCCTGTCCGCTCCTGTTGTTGGAGCAGACCCAGAATCACATCGGCAAGAGACATAGGCGGTTTACCGAACGAATAGGGAGGACAAGCCCTA belongs to Coleofasciculaceae cyanobacterium and includes:
- a CDS encoding PadR family transcriptional regulator, with protein sequence MSLADVILGLLQQQERTGYDLKTKCFDDCISHLWQADQAQIYRTLDKLESQGWITCTVEIQHDRPNRKVYWITEAGEAELTHWLQTHQPLPVLREPLLVQLYFAAQLPNEAIVYLLEQELEARQEKLAQCETIKTLSLSNPTASREQKLHRLVLDLVKQREQTYLDWLEKAIRAMHTLRDRNNP